The following are encoded together in the Rana temporaria chromosome 12, aRanTem1.1, whole genome shotgun sequence genome:
- the LOC120918274 gene encoding avidin-related protein 4/5-like — MKGVVLCVVLLSVYCSDVQGKHCNLTGVWLNTLGSVLTLHMDGPHLGGSLRSFVKLSKGGDEMTGKIIGELIGVVGKGKEPTFSLSISWKGGETVTAWVGQCFIKPHCPYLHSMWLLRSQSTEEEDWQATRIGEDYFYPKNCTVNELP, encoded by the exons ATGAAAGGGGTTGTGCTGTGTGTGGTGTTACTGAGTGTATACTGCAGTGATGTG CAGGGGAAGCATTGTAACCTGACTGGTGTGTGGTTAAATACACTGGGGTCAGTGCTCACACTTCATATGGATGGTCCTCATCTTGGTGGTTCCCTGCGCTCTTTTGTGAAGCTCTCTAAAGGGGGTGATGAGATGACTGGAAAGATAATTGGAGAACTGATTGGAGTCGTTGGGAAAGGGAAAGAGCCAACATTTAGCCTGTCTATAAGCTGGAAAGGAGGAG AAACTGTCACTGCATGGGTTGGCCAGTGCTTCATAAAACCTCATTGCCCTTATCTGCACTCCATGTGGCTACTAAGATCACAAAGTACAGAGGAAGAGGACTGGCAAGCTACCAG GATTGGCGAAGACTACTTTTATCCTAAGAATTGCACTGTAAATGAACTGCcataa